The Thermoplasmata archaeon genome includes a region encoding these proteins:
- a CDS encoding type IV pilin N-terminal domain-containing protein, translating to MKVWKNKKGVSPVIATILMVAITVVLAAVLYVMVMGMMSGPGTVSAPLGLYAKYVNGQTVTITVNSAPANAPLNGTNVVIVNASSGLLVSGAVTVYDAGGTSVGSAAAGAAITSPTGRNWAPGFTIRVVLSGANYLSVGDKVQISGTGFSTSTSTIVS from the coding sequence ATGAAAGTATGGAAAAACAAGAAAGGAGTTTCTCCTGTGATTGCAACTATCCTCATGGTTGCAATTACAGTGGTGCTAGCGGCCGTGCTCTATGTGATGGTGATGGGCATGATGTCAGGACCCGGAACAGTGAGTGCACCCCTGGGACTCTATGCGAAATATGTAAACGGACAAACAGTAACGATAACGGTGAATAGTGCACCAGCAAATGCACCGCTCAACGGCACAAATGTGGTTATAGTGAATGCCTCAAGTGGTCTCCTCGTGTCAGGTGCAGTCACTGTATATGATGCGGGAGGAACATCGGTGGGAAGCGCAGCAGCAGGTGCAGCTATCACATCACCAACTGGTAGAAACTGGGCACCAGGGTTTACAATCAGAGTTGTGCTCTCAGGCGCAAACTATCTGAGTGTTGGTGACAAAGTCCAGATTTCGGGCACTGGCTTCAGCACGAGTACATCTACCATAGTATCGTAG
- a CDS encoding AAA family ATPase, with protein sequence MIITVSGPPGSGKSTLAKALAEKLGYRYFYAGEIFRREAAERGLTLEEFGRLAEKNWEIDRALDALLVEEMQRAKDTVFDARLAGVLAKVNGIQAIRIYVTASAEERARRIAGREGQDVVKVMEEMLVREKSEAKRYAEIYGYDYTKQEFYDIYIDSTKLSAGAVLAVVLSELHKRRI encoded by the coding sequence ATGATAATTACAGTGAGTGGCCCACCTGGTAGTGGAAAAAGCACGCTTGCAAAGGCATTGGCCGAGAAACTCGGTTACAGATATTTTTATGCTGGCGAAATTTTCAGGAGGGAGGCTGCAGAGAGAGGGCTTACTTTGGAAGAGTTCGGAAGATTAGCAGAGAAGAACTGGGAGATAGACAGAGCACTGGATGCGCTGCTCGTAGAGGAGATGCAGCGAGCAAAGGATACTGTGTTTGATGCACGGCTTGCTGGTGTGCTTGCCAAGGTCAATGGAATCCAAGCGATCAGAATTTATGTCACAGCGAGTGCGGAGGAGAGAGCGAGGAGAATTGCAGGTAGGGAAGGACAGGATGTTGTGAAAGTGATGGAGGAGATGTTGGTCAGAGAGAAGAGCGAGGCAAAACGGTATGCAGAAATTTATGGCTATGATTACACAAAGCAAGAGTTTTACGATATCTACATTGACAGCACAAAATTGAGTGCAGGTGCAGTGCTGGCTGTTGTTCTAAGTGAATTGCACAAACGCCGAATTTAA
- a CDS encoding EMC3/TMCO1 family protein: MVMLTIMIFIDPEMRNGFGMLVGLVLYPIVGFGGKYPVLSLFFVGVLLTLFTTLIREKYMDWVKMARFQKYMEAYNKAFREAFRSNNTSKMKKLQEIQPKIMEMNYENMKGQLKMMAFTMFFIIVTFAWVSFFVYEEVVDKYISVPWAYNVSLLDATVLPHWILLYSLLAIPFSTVFGRIIKHYRFKKFLAKAGA; this comes from the coding sequence ATGGTGATGCTTACTATAATGATTTTTATAGATCCAGAAATGCGAAATGGTTTTGGAATGCTTGTCGGACTTGTGCTTTATCCAATTGTGGGGTTTGGTGGAAAATATCCTGTGCTTAGCTTGTTTTTTGTTGGCGTTCTACTTACCCTTTTTACCACCCTTATCCGTGAGAAATACATGGACTGGGTAAAAATGGCGAGGTTCCAGAAGTACATGGAGGCATACAATAAGGCATTCAGAGAGGCATTTCGCTCAAACAATACATCAAAGATGAAGAAGCTCCAGGAAATCCAGCCGAAAATCATGGAGATGAACTATGAGAACATGAAGGGACAGTTGAAAATGATGGCATTTACAATGTTTTTCATAATTGTGACCTTTGCCTGGGTTTCGTTTTTTGTTTATGAGGAGGTTGTGGACAAATACATTTCTGTACCCTGGGCCTACAATGTGTCGTTGCTTGATGCAACTGTCTTGCCTCATTGGATTTTGCTTTATTCCCTGCTTGCAATTCCGTTCAGCACCGTATTCGGGCGAATAATCAAGCATTATCGGTTTAAAAAGTTTCTGGCAAAGGCAGGAGCATGA
- the secY gene encoding preprotein translocase subunit SecY: MAEEEKVPRNYNVAVPCVLFFVLSMVIYYYALHPETLALVFFGILMGFLWTFVFLGWSYAGEKSKLYGLKVITDRLPAVKKPEGHVVFKKKMMWVAIILILYFVMTNVMLFGLDQKKTIDLFASWRVIMAGAQGSLMHLGIGPIVTGSIIMQLFTGAKIISLDLSKSEDKAVYQSTQKLIVIAMIFVEAIPQVYGYLTPSHGLVEALNGWSAGNGQTLAQAIIVIQLVIGSYLVFLMDEVVSKWGIGSGISLFIAAGVAQAIFTGSLNWLPVNTTQSLSLSNPPAGTIPKTIYMLQNMSAGELANGGFEQIFLAHPNPVIALIGTIIIFFIVAYVESTRLELPLAHGRARGARGRYPIRLMYASNIPVILMSALLANIAMFSMLLWSHPTLSQIPYIGHQWWIGAYPTPEQAEQLGISQSTAISGGAYYLSTVNGLHEWLLPLFNPQRYEAYMRGHTYWQVLAHVVVFFSAMVIGSIFFAKFWIETTNMNSKAVAEQIERQGMQIPGFRRDPRILERVLDRYIPYVTVFSGAAVGALAATADMIGTVGNASGTGVLLTVGIMINLYEAMAREQLMEMHPLLRGFFGE; the protein is encoded by the coding sequence ATGGCAGAAGAGGAGAAAGTCCCGAGAAATTACAATGTCGCTGTGCCTTGTGTGTTGTTCTTCGTGCTTTCGATGGTAATTTATTACTATGCATTGCACCCAGAAACACTTGCTTTGGTCTTTTTCGGCATCCTTATGGGTTTTCTCTGGACGTTTGTGTTTCTAGGATGGTCGTATGCAGGTGAGAAAAGCAAGCTTTACGGATTGAAGGTAATTACAGACCGGCTACCCGCTGTGAAAAAACCAGAGGGACATGTGGTTTTCAAGAAAAAGATGATGTGGGTAGCGATAATTCTAATTCTTTATTTTGTGATGACAAATGTGATGCTATTTGGGCTGGACCAGAAAAAAACCATTGACCTTTTTGCCTCCTGGCGTGTAATTATGGCAGGTGCCCAGGGGTCTCTGATGCATCTTGGCATAGGCCCTATAGTCACCGGCTCAATTATTATGCAGCTCTTCACGGGTGCAAAGATAATCTCCCTTGACCTTTCTAAAAGTGAGGATAAGGCTGTCTATCAATCTACACAAAAGCTCATCGTCATTGCAATGATTTTTGTAGAGGCAATACCCCAAGTTTACGGGTATTTGACACCTTCTCATGGTCTTGTGGAAGCGCTAAACGGATGGTCGGCAGGTAACGGACAGACACTCGCGCAGGCAATCATAGTGATTCAACTTGTGATAGGTAGTTATCTTGTGTTTTTGATGGACGAAGTTGTCTCAAAGTGGGGCATAGGCAGCGGAATTAGTTTATTCATCGCTGCAGGTGTAGCACAGGCAATATTTACAGGTTCATTAAACTGGTTACCTGTGAACACTACCCAATCTCTCTCTCTCTCAAATCCACCAGCTGGGACAATTCCAAAGACAATTTACATGCTTCAAAACATGAGTGCAGGGGAACTGGCAAATGGTGGTTTCGAACAAATCTTTCTAGCGCATCCAAACCCAGTGATTGCATTAATAGGCACGATAATAATCTTTTTCATTGTCGCATATGTGGAATCCACAAGGTTAGAATTACCGCTAGCGCACGGAAGAGCAAGAGGTGCAAGGGGAAGATATCCAATCAGGTTGATGTATGCTTCAAACATACCAGTTATTCTGATGTCTGCGTTACTTGCCAACATCGCTATGTTCTCAATGCTCCTCTGGAGTCATCCAACACTCAGCCAAATTCCCTACATTGGGCATCAGTGGTGGATTGGCGCCTATCCGACGCCAGAGCAGGCGGAACAACTCGGTATCTCACAATCAACCGCAATTTCAGGAGGGGCATACTACTTATCTACGGTTAACGGACTCCATGAGTGGCTCTTGCCTCTATTTAATCCGCAGAGGTACGAGGCGTACATGAGAGGTCATACATATTGGCAGGTGCTTGCCCATGTGGTGGTATTCTTCAGTGCAATGGTGATTGGCTCAATCTTCTTCGCTAAATTCTGGATTGAAACAACGAACATGAATTCCAAGGCAGTTGCTGAGCAGATAGAAAGGCAGGGGATGCAAATCCCAGGCTTCAGAAGAGACCCACGAATACTCGAGAGAGTGCTTGACCGTTACATTCCATATGTGACTGTCTTCAGCGGTGCAGCGGTAGGTGCTTTAGCTGCGACTGCGGATATGATAGGGACTGTGGGTAATGCATCTGGAACTGGTGTGCTGCTGACAGTGGGTATAATGATAAACCTCTACGAGGCAATGGCAAGAGAGCAGTTGATGGAAATGCATCCGTTGCTCAGAGGGTTCTTCGGTGAGTAG
- a CDS encoding uL15 family ribosomal protein, with protein MPSRTYKFRGHRTHGRGYKSGRGAGIRGGKGNAGLHKHKFMAMNKYRPFHFGRHGFKRPPETKEELRTINLQEIEENFDGWVAEGKIKEENGMYIADLRALGINKLLGKGRITKKLRVIVDSCSKQALEKLQAVGGEVQQ; from the coding sequence ATGCCAAGCCGAACCTACAAATTCAGAGGTCATAGGACCCATGGCAGGGGCTACAAATCAGGAAGAGGTGCTGGGATTAGAGGAGGCAAAGGAAATGCCGGTCTACATAAGCACAAATTCATGGCTATGAACAAATATCGCCCATTCCATTTTGGAAGACATGGGTTCAAGCGACCACCAGAGACAAAGGAAGAGCTCAGGACAATCAACCTTCAAGAAATCGAAGAAAACTTTGATGGATGGGTCGCAGAAGGTAAAATCAAGGAAGAGAATGGGATGTACATTGCAGACCTGAGAGCACTCGGCATTAACAAACTGCTCGGGAAAGGCAGAATCACAAAGAAATTGCGAGTTATTGTGGACTCCTGCTCCAAGCAAGCACTTGAGAAATTGCAGGCCGTAGGTGGCGAGGTGCAGCAGTAG
- a CDS encoding 50S ribosomal protein L30 produces the protein MYAVIRVKGVCKTNRDIKDTLRMLHLTRANHCVIVPNTPAYLGMLQKVKDYVTWGEIGPETLAKMILIKGRIEGNRKITDEYVRANTKYQSIYALAQAVINGEFVYEQLRAVKPLFRLNPPVGGYRSVKRIVRDGGALGYRGKEIEKLIEKMLAVDVKKKGKKEE, from the coding sequence CTGTACGCCGTGATAAGGGTAAAGGGCGTTTGCAAAACCAACAGAGACATAAAGGACACACTCAGAATGCTCCATCTCACAAGGGCAAATCATTGCGTTATTGTTCCTAACACACCTGCATACCTTGGAATGCTCCAGAAAGTGAAGGATTATGTCACTTGGGGTGAAATCGGGCCAGAAACCCTCGCAAAAATGATTTTAATCAAGGGCAGAATTGAGGGCAACAGGAAAATAACTGATGAGTATGTGAGAGCTAACACAAAGTATCAGTCAATCTATGCACTCGCTCAGGCAGTGATTAACGGCGAGTTTGTATATGAACAACTTAGAGCCGTAAAACCATTGTTTCGCCTGAATCCACCAGTAGGCGGATATAGGTCAGTTAAGAGGATTGTAAGAGATGGCGGCGCCCTTGGATACAGAGGCAAGGAAATTGAGAAGTTAATTGAGAAGATGCTCGCTGTGGATGTCAAGAAGAAAGGAAAGAAGGAGGAATAG